Proteins found in one Alteromonas macleodii genomic segment:
- a CDS encoding DUF1302 domain-containing protein produces MKNGPSAFKISPVAAGVLSLLGAAAVPVHAANWQVGDVSISLDSTFTLATSIRTEARDYDLIGNSNHPQFDWSGYHAAFNPLYPSGDVWGLADGAYSTNGDLGNLAHDPGDAFATQVSGSHELDINFGDYGFFARGFWFYDFEQMDGDRPYSNPITGNQYDLCQDPEAEDLLCTDVRLYDAFFYGDWWIGDKPLTLRVGRQVISWGESTFIQHGINTTNPVDVTRARAPGAELKEVFLPVGMVYASLGLTDTVSISGYYQYEWQRSWLPVSGSYFAGNDFAGEGGQRQNIQLGFSGNPDIDLDHLLTALNGYGDLLRSGADAADISQAYLAYPTKVAIRGFSDEAHNDADDQGQYGLRLTWFAENLNETEFSFYHINYHSQRPLISGKTSDFTAEGIASDLAMLADPSITITRDNITDLGAFTQSEFYYPEDIKLYGMSFNTNIGTTALAGEFAYRVDEPLQIDDVELLYMGMPEQLANAGLRPDLEGISQLNNIGRAVGPGETAEGFLFSDTWQMQFTASHVFGPKFGSDNFVLLGEVGYVNVVDMPDPDVIRLNAPGTARTPSLEPINGNAREGLHQGLSDGPETNPFATDDAWGYRLLAVADYNSIFAGMNLRVRGTFSHDVEGTTPDPLFLFTEDVKSAALSFTFDYLSKWSATASYSAFWGGIGTTNALSDRDFISFNIKYAI; encoded by the coding sequence ATGAAAAACGGGCCTAGCGCTTTTAAGATATCACCGGTAGCAGCGGGAGTTCTCTCTCTGTTAGGTGCTGCTGCAGTACCAGTACACGCTGCAAATTGGCAAGTAGGTGATGTAAGTATTTCTTTAGATTCGACATTTACATTAGCTACAAGTATTCGAACAGAGGCAAGAGATTACGACCTTATTGGTAACAGTAACCATCCTCAGTTTGACTGGAGCGGTTATCACGCAGCTTTCAATCCTTTATACCCAAGTGGCGATGTGTGGGGGTTAGCAGATGGTGCGTATTCAACGAATGGTGACCTCGGTAACCTAGCGCACGATCCAGGCGATGCGTTCGCAACGCAGGTTTCAGGCTCACATGAATTAGATATTAACTTCGGCGACTATGGTTTCTTCGCTCGGGGTTTCTGGTTCTATGATTTCGAGCAAATGGATGGTGACCGTCCTTACTCTAACCCAATAACGGGCAACCAATACGATCTTTGTCAAGACCCAGAGGCGGAAGACCTTTTATGTACAGATGTTCGTTTGTATGATGCTTTCTTCTATGGCGACTGGTGGATTGGCGACAAGCCACTAACGCTTCGTGTTGGCCGCCAAGTAATAAGTTGGGGTGAAAGTACGTTCATCCAGCATGGTATCAACACGACCAACCCTGTGGATGTAACGCGTGCTCGTGCACCAGGTGCCGAACTAAAAGAAGTATTCCTACCGGTAGGTATGGTTTATGCGTCTTTAGGCCTAACCGATACGGTGAGCATTTCAGGTTACTATCAATATGAGTGGCAGCGCAGCTGGCTTCCTGTGTCAGGCAGCTACTTCGCCGGTAACGACTTTGCAGGTGAGGGCGGTCAACGCCAGAATATTCAGTTAGGCTTTAGTGGTAACCCTGATATTGACTTAGATCACTTATTAACTGCTTTAAATGGTTACGGTGATTTATTACGCTCAGGTGCTGATGCTGCAGATATCTCTCAAGCTTATCTTGCTTACCCGACAAAAGTTGCAATTCGTGGTTTCTCTGATGAGGCGCATAACGATGCAGACGACCAAGGCCAGTATGGCTTGCGCTTAACGTGGTTTGCTGAGAATTTGAATGAAACAGAATTTAGTTTCTATCACATTAACTATCACAGCCAGCGTCCGCTTATTTCTGGTAAAACATCAGACTTTACTGCCGAAGGTATAGCTTCAGACCTTGCTATGTTGGCTGATCCAAGTATTACAATTACTAGGGACAATATCACAGATTTAGGTGCCTTCACGCAGTCTGAATTCTACTATCCAGAAGACATCAAACTTTACGGTATGAGCTTCAACACCAATATTGGTACTACAGCTCTTGCGGGTGAATTTGCTTATCGTGTCGATGAGCCACTTCAAATAGACGATGTAGAGTTGCTTTACATGGGTATGCCTGAACAGTTAGCTAACGCAGGCTTACGTCCAGATCTTGAAGGAATCTCACAGCTAAATAACATTGGTAGAGCGGTTGGCCCAGGTGAAACCGCAGAAGGTTTCCTTTTCTCTGATACATGGCAAATGCAATTTACCGCGTCACATGTATTCGGCCCTAAATTTGGATCTGACAACTTCGTACTTCTAGGCGAAGTAGGTTATGTAAACGTTGTTGACATGCCAGACCCAGATGTTATTCGCTTAAATGCACCGGGTACTGCTCGTACACCGTCGCTTGAACCAATTAACGGTAACGCTCGTGAAGGTCTACACCAAGGCCTTTCAGACGGACCTGAGACTAACCCGTTTGCAACTGACGATGCGTGGGGCTATCGCTTATTGGCGGTTGCTGACTACAACTCAATATTCGCTGGTATGAACCTTCGAGTTCGCGGTACTTTCTCTCATGACGTTGAGGGTACTACGCCAGATCCATTATTCCTTTTCACAGAAGATGTTAAGTCTGCTGCACTTTCTTTCACGTTCGATTATTTAAGTAAATGGTCTGCAACGGCGTCTTACAGTGCATTCTGGGGCGGCATTGGTACAACTAATGCGCTATCTGACAGAGACTTCATTTCATTTAACATCAAATACGCAATCTAA
- the nhaC gene encoding Na+/H+ antiporter NhaC has protein sequence MTNKEIKTPSLLDAILPILALVVMMGSAVYLFADNSSYGPNQIALLLAMGLAAIIGMKNGYSWKTIEKGIVDGISMSLGACLILLAVGSLIGTWMLAGTVPTLIYFGLELLNPSFFYAAACLICAVVAMSIGSSWTTAATVGVALMGVSAGMEMSAAITAGAVVSGAYFGDKISPLSETTNLAPAVAGTDLFEHIRYMLWTTIPSFVIALVLFTVLGFSEVGEAKAERIEQMQLLLNDSFDLGWHLLIPLAVLLTLAIKKMPAFPAVFIGALLGGVWAVVFQWDVVTSMASSDDSANIGALKVVWTALFDGVSFSTPDENLNSLLSRGGMSSMLNTIWLIICAMSFGAVLERVGLLKRAVSAILIGAKSAGDMVSRTILTCFGTNLVTADQYISIVMPGRMYKEEFKKRGLDQLNLSRSLEDGGTLTSPLIPWNTCGAYMHSVLLVNPFDYVFYAFFNVINPILAVVYAYLGIKILRITPPHVEVNSKETV, from the coding sequence ATGACGAATAAAGAGATAAAAACGCCGTCACTACTCGATGCAATACTTCCTATTCTTGCGCTAGTGGTCATGATGGGAAGTGCGGTTTACCTGTTTGCGGATAATTCATCATACGGTCCGAACCAAATTGCGTTACTTTTGGCAATGGGCCTAGCTGCTATTATCGGCATGAAAAATGGGTACAGCTGGAAAACGATAGAGAAGGGTATCGTAGATGGAATTTCCATGTCTCTGGGGGCCTGCCTAATATTGTTAGCCGTAGGCTCACTCATTGGTACATGGATGCTTGCCGGCACAGTGCCTACGCTTATTTATTTTGGTTTAGAGCTACTAAACCCATCGTTTTTCTACGCCGCTGCATGTTTAATCTGTGCGGTAGTTGCTATGAGTATTGGTAGTTCTTGGACTACCGCAGCAACGGTAGGTGTGGCATTAATGGGTGTATCAGCGGGAATGGAAATGTCAGCTGCTATTACGGCTGGCGCTGTTGTCTCTGGTGCGTATTTTGGCGACAAAATTTCGCCATTATCTGAGACCACTAACTTAGCTCCCGCTGTTGCAGGCACTGATTTGTTCGAGCATATCCGCTATATGCTGTGGACGACCATTCCAAGCTTTGTCATTGCCCTTGTATTATTCACTGTCCTTGGCTTTAGCGAAGTAGGTGAAGCTAAAGCAGAGCGTATTGAACAAATGCAACTACTGCTTAATGACTCTTTTGACTTGGGCTGGCATTTGCTAATTCCTCTTGCCGTTCTACTTACTTTAGCAATTAAGAAAATGCCGGCTTTCCCAGCGGTTTTCATTGGCGCTTTGTTAGGGGGCGTTTGGGCTGTCGTGTTTCAATGGGATGTAGTTACATCTATGGCAAGTAGCGATGACTCTGCAAACATTGGCGCGTTGAAAGTTGTGTGGACAGCGCTATTTGATGGGGTGAGCTTTTCTACGCCAGATGAAAATTTAAATAGCTTGCTGTCTCGCGGCGGCATGTCATCTATGCTAAATACAATTTGGCTTATCATTTGTGCTATGTCTTTTGGAGCCGTTCTTGAGCGTGTAGGTCTGTTAAAACGTGCCGTGTCTGCCATATTAATTGGCGCTAAGTCAGCCGGTGATATGGTAAGTCGAACCATTCTTACGTGTTTTGGAACTAACCTTGTAACGGCCGATCAATATATTTCTATCGTTATGCCAGGCCGCATGTACAAAGAAGAATTTAAAAAGCGAGGGTTAGACCAGCTTAACCTTTCTCGTAGTCTTGAAGACGGTGGTACACTTACATCTCCGCTAATTCCTTGGAACACCTGTGGTGCCTACATGCACAGTGTTTTATTGGTAAACCCATTTGATTATGTGTTCTATGCATTCTTTAACGTAATCAACCCGATCCTTGCTGTTGTGTATGCGTACTTAGGTATTAAGATTCTACGTATTACACCACCACACGTTGAAGTTAACAGTAAAGAAACGGTTTAA
- the pepN gene encoding aminopeptidase N — MSVQAKRRADYQPPAFSIATVDLHITLHPTQTQVISTLSVTRNGKHTGPLILDGDNLSLNAIAINGDTLSDKEYTVSDTSLSIATHLDEFTLEITNTIAPEQNKALEGLYLSGGAYCTQCEAEGFRRITYFMDRPDVLSVYTVTVVADKSVPMLLANGNSVDKGDIDENTHFVKWHDPHPKPCYLFALVAGDFDLLTDSYTTTSGKEVALELYVDKGKKSQGVFALESLKRAMKWDEDVFGLEYDLDIYMIVAVDFFNMGAMENKGLNVFNSKFVLADQKSATDDDFFNVESVIAHEYFHNWTGNRVTCRDWFQLSLKEGLTVFRDQQFSADMTSALSNRIKHVRVMREHQFAEDASAMSHPIRPEEVIEMNNFYTVTVYDKGAEVIRMFHTLLGPDGFRRGMDEYFRRHDGQAVTCDDFISAMQSATDLDLTQFTRWYSQSGTPVISVKHSTEASDNETIRHTFTLTQHTPVTSDQSEKLPLYIPVNIEIIDKEGNTYTDNESFIDDGMVILKDASMRLTVDAKHSELTPVVLGNFSAPAKVENPLDTESLLTIFKHAKDPFNRWDAMQALYDRCIKQLEESPGSAISNDIWNGIKQAIAQEQNNLELLGECLVIPSFETLCQSRSNITVSALSKARKAFCDQFSRALEQELFAVFNNIEQSAYSYTQNAINQRRCRNVVLAHVARLPQYEDLVVSQFDNADNMTDTLGALRSAQHCSSATFDSLMAQFEQTWKHDPLVLDKWFALHATQNRENIFATITMLCEHPQFAMSNPNRVRSVIGSFAFYNSERFHAADGSGYKFVTDYLLKLDAVNPQVAARIVTPLTQWQGFASEHQVHMKQQLGRLLNHKGLSKDLFEKVSKSLAYEKH, encoded by the coding sequence ATGTCAGTTCAAGCTAAACGCCGGGCGGATTATCAGCCGCCCGCTTTTTCAATAGCGACAGTTGACCTACATATTACGCTACATCCAACGCAAACGCAGGTTATCAGTACATTATCCGTAACTCGTAATGGAAAACATACCGGCCCTTTAATTCTAGATGGCGATAACTTGTCGCTAAACGCTATTGCTATTAACGGTGATACTTTATCTGATAAAGAATATACAGTGTCAGATACATCGTTAAGCATTGCTACTCATCTCGATGAATTTACCTTAGAAATTACTAACACCATTGCGCCTGAACAAAATAAAGCCCTTGAAGGCTTGTACTTATCGGGCGGCGCTTATTGCACGCAATGTGAAGCGGAAGGGTTTCGCCGAATTACCTATTTTATGGACCGCCCTGACGTTTTGTCCGTTTACACGGTTACTGTGGTTGCTGACAAATCAGTGCCTATGCTACTTGCCAACGGCAACTCGGTAGATAAAGGGGATATCGATGAAAACACCCATTTCGTGAAATGGCACGACCCGCATCCCAAACCTTGCTACCTTTTTGCATTGGTTGCCGGTGATTTCGATTTACTAACCGATAGCTACACAACGACAAGCGGTAAGGAAGTTGCGCTAGAGTTGTATGTCGACAAAGGCAAAAAGTCCCAAGGCGTATTCGCTTTAGAGTCTCTTAAACGAGCGATGAAATGGGACGAAGATGTTTTTGGGCTAGAGTACGATTTAGATATCTACATGATTGTTGCCGTCGACTTCTTTAATATGGGAGCAATGGAAAACAAAGGTTTAAACGTCTTTAATAGTAAGTTTGTTTTAGCCGACCAAAAAAGTGCGACTGACGATGACTTCTTCAATGTAGAGTCTGTTATTGCACACGAATATTTCCACAATTGGACTGGAAATCGGGTTACATGTCGCGATTGGTTCCAACTAAGCCTCAAAGAAGGGCTTACCGTTTTCAGAGACCAACAGTTTAGCGCTGACATGACCTCGGCACTAAGTAACCGTATTAAGCATGTTCGCGTAATGCGAGAACATCAGTTTGCTGAAGACGCCAGCGCAATGAGTCACCCAATTCGTCCTGAAGAAGTAATTGAAATGAATAACTTCTACACGGTAACAGTTTATGACAAGGGCGCTGAAGTCATTCGCATGTTCCACACCTTACTTGGTCCTGATGGATTCAGACGAGGTATGGATGAGTACTTCAGAAGGCACGATGGTCAAGCGGTCACGTGCGATGACTTTATTTCAGCCATGCAGTCAGCGACTGATTTAGATTTAACTCAATTTACACGCTGGTATAGTCAATCTGGTACGCCTGTCATCTCTGTTAAGCACAGTACAGAAGCTAGCGACAACGAGACTATCAGACATACCTTTACTTTGACGCAACACACGCCCGTTACTTCAGATCAAAGTGAAAAGCTTCCCCTTTATATCCCAGTGAATATTGAGATAATTGATAAAGAGGGCAATACCTATACTGACAACGAATCGTTTATCGATGACGGTATGGTTATTTTGAAAGATGCCTCAATGCGTTTAACCGTAGATGCTAAACATAGTGAATTAACACCGGTAGTGTTAGGTAACTTTTCAGCGCCAGCCAAAGTTGAAAACCCGCTAGATACAGAATCATTACTTACCATTTTTAAACATGCGAAAGATCCATTCAATCGCTGGGACGCAATGCAAGCCTTGTATGACCGCTGTATAAAGCAGTTGGAAGAATCTCCGGGCTCTGCCATTAGTAACGATATTTGGAATGGTATCAAGCAGGCTATAGCTCAGGAGCAGAATAACCTGGAACTACTTGGCGAATGTTTAGTTATTCCTTCTTTTGAGACCTTGTGTCAAAGTCGTAGCAATATCACTGTGTCCGCGCTCTCAAAAGCTCGAAAGGCATTTTGTGACCAGTTTTCTCGCGCGCTAGAGCAAGAACTGTTTGCTGTGTTCAACAACATTGAACAAAGCGCATACAGCTACACGCAAAATGCAATCAATCAGCGCCGTTGCAGAAATGTGGTGCTTGCGCATGTAGCACGCTTACCTCAATACGAAGACCTCGTCGTGTCGCAATTTGATAATGCAGATAACATGACCGATACACTTGGAGCATTGAGAAGTGCGCAACACTGCAGTTCTGCCACATTCGATAGCTTGATGGCTCAATTTGAACAAACGTGGAAACACGACCCACTCGTACTAGATAAATGGTTTGCGCTTCATGCAACGCAAAATCGCGAAAATATCTTTGCCACCATCACAATGCTTTGTGAGCACCCGCAATTTGCAATGAGCAATCCAAACCGTGTTCGCTCAGTCATTGGCAGTTTTGCGTTTTATAATAGCGAAAGGTTCCATGCTGCAGATGGGAGCGGTTATAAGTTTGTAACTGACTATTTGCTTAAGCTGGATGCAGTCAACCCGCAAGTTGCGGCTCGTATAGTTACACCGTTAACCCAGTGGCAGGGTTTCGCTAGTGAACACCAAGTTCATATGAAGCAGCAACTTGGCCGCTTACTTAACCACAAGGGCCTAAGTAAAGACTTGTTTGAAAAAGTAAGTAAAAGTCTTGCTTATGAAAAGCATTAA
- a CDS encoding DUF1329 domain-containing protein, whose amino-acid sequence MIRKVGIIAAALSLALSGASVMAKVSDADANKLGNELTPLGAEKAGNADGSIPAWTGGITSAPAGYSVGDHHPDPYPEDKVLFEITAQNYKEYAEFLSEGQKKLFEAYPETFRMPVYPTRRSASNPQAIYDATKVNATRAELLDDGNGLKGAVLGIPFPIPQNGLEAIWNHILRYRGAAVQRNGGQAAVTTGGDYNVIGFDEQLLIKYAEEGATPEKLTDENILFMFKQKVTKPARLAGTALLVHETVDQVKEPRKAWTYNTGQRRVRLAPNIAYDTPGTAADGLRTTDDFDMFNGSPNRYNWKLVGKQEMFVAYNNYALHSDSASYDEILKPNHVNPDLTRWEKHRVWVVEATLKEGFRHIYQKRVFFIDEDSWQIQVADMYDNRGELYRVGVAYGVNYYEVPTQWSTLDAYYDLNSRRYLAIGLDNEEQMYDFTVRPRDVEFTPQALRREGKR is encoded by the coding sequence ATGATTAGAAAAGTAGGAATTATTGCAGCCGCCTTGTCACTGGCTTTATCTGGTGCAAGCGTTATGGCTAAAGTGTCTGATGCAGACGCAAACAAATTAGGTAACGAACTAACGCCGCTCGGCGCTGAAAAAGCGGGTAATGCTGATGGCAGTATTCCTGCCTGGACTGGCGGTATCACGTCTGCGCCTGCAGGGTACAGTGTGGGTGACCACCACCCAGACCCTTACCCAGAAGACAAGGTGTTGTTCGAGATAACAGCACAGAACTATAAAGAGTATGCGGAATTCTTATCTGAAGGCCAGAAGAAGCTTTTTGAGGCTTATCCAGAAACGTTCCGTATGCCGGTTTACCCAACACGCCGCTCTGCGTCAAACCCTCAGGCTATTTATGATGCGACTAAGGTAAACGCAACTCGAGCTGAGCTTCTCGACGACGGTAATGGCCTTAAAGGTGCAGTGTTGGGTATTCCATTTCCAATACCACAAAACGGTCTTGAAGCAATTTGGAACCACATTCTTCGTTATCGCGGAGCAGCGGTTCAGCGTAATGGTGGACAAGCAGCGGTTACTACCGGTGGTGATTACAACGTAATCGGTTTTGATGAGCAGTTGCTAATTAAATATGCTGAAGAAGGTGCTACACCTGAAAAGCTAACAGATGAAAATATTCTGTTTATGTTTAAACAAAAAGTAACTAAGCCAGCCCGTCTAGCAGGTACGGCGTTACTTGTTCACGAGACCGTAGACCAGGTTAAAGAGCCGCGTAAAGCTTGGACGTATAACACTGGTCAGCGTCGTGTTCGCTTAGCTCCTAACATCGCTTACGATACGCCGGGAACAGCGGCTGACGGCCTGCGCACTACTGATGATTTCGACATGTTTAACGGTTCTCCTAATCGTTACAACTGGAAGCTTGTTGGTAAACAGGAAATGTTTGTCGCTTACAACAACTATGCACTACATTCAGACAGTGCTTCATACGATGAAATCTTGAAGCCAAATCACGTTAATCCAGACCTTACCCGTTGGGAGAAACACCGTGTTTGGGTAGTTGAAGCTACGTTGAAAGAAGGTTTCCGTCACATTTATCAAAAGCGCGTCTTCTTCATTGATGAAGATAGCTGGCAAATTCAAGTAGCTGATATGTATGATAATCGTGGCGAACTCTACCGCGTTGGTGTAGCTTATGGTGTTAACTACTATGAAGTTCCTACGCAATGGTCGACGCTTGATGCGTACTACGACTTAAACTCTCGTCGTTATTTGGCCATTGGCCTAGACAACGAAGAGCAAATGTACGACTTCACCGTACGCCCTCGAGATGTGGAATTCACGCCTCAGGCGTTGCGACGAGAAGGTAAGCGCTAA
- a CDS encoding DUF2835 family protein, which produces MKSINASDSVFYFSINAPYKQCEVLYAPSMPDVVMLSESGLSVQVPTNRLRQFVTSNGIKGRFRMVIDANKKIKSFERLG; this is translated from the coding sequence ATGAAAAGCATTAACGCATCAGACTCCGTCTTTTATTTTTCAATAAACGCACCTTACAAACAATGTGAGGTGCTTTATGCCCCGTCTATGCCAGATGTGGTCATGTTAAGTGAATCCGGTCTAAGTGTTCAGGTACCTACGAATCGGCTTCGCCAATTTGTCACATCGAACGGTATCAAAGGCCGTTTCAGAATGGTCATTGACGCTAATAAAAAAATTAAATCTTTTGAAAGGCTCGGATAG
- a CDS encoding WD40/YVTN/BNR-like repeat-containing protein: MKKTIAACIAATFAANYSTAALAEEAFMAPLVEQSVLLDIDADSFVVIVGERGHVLVSEDGKTFNQKAVPTQSTLTATTVVGEKIWAVGHDAVILHSSDRGETWEIQNYQPELQRPFLDVLFFNDQQGIATGAYGLFYRTTDGGNTWTAERHASLLDPLDQEYLEEVRKEDEAFYQQELESILPHLNRVTLDGDTLYLAGEAGLLAKSVNKGESWERYYVDYTGSFFDIKPLDENTVLAVGLRGNIFVNRNQGEWEYVQTCSTSTLNSILIESESQVYALGNNGMMVSAQRPLPTSTRDPYANPSNCQSDDGISVSQIKDKAAILNATEFNGTSIAVTANGIKTLNLK; this comes from the coding sequence ATGAAAAAAACCATTGCAGCGTGCATTGCCGCCACATTCGCAGCTAATTACTCTACAGCTGCACTTGCCGAAGAAGCATTCATGGCACCTTTGGTTGAGCAATCAGTTCTTTTGGACATAGACGCTGATTCATTTGTCGTTATTGTCGGTGAACGCGGTCACGTATTAGTCTCGGAAGATGGCAAAACTTTCAATCAAAAAGCGGTGCCAACTCAATCAACGCTTACCGCTACCACGGTTGTGGGCGAAAAAATATGGGCAGTAGGTCACGACGCTGTCATTCTTCATTCTTCAGATAGGGGCGAAACATGGGAGATACAAAATTATCAACCCGAACTTCAACGCCCATTTTTAGATGTATTGTTCTTCAATGACCAACAAGGCATTGCTACAGGCGCTTACGGCCTGTTTTATCGTACGACAGACGGTGGGAACACGTGGACTGCCGAGCGTCACGCGAGCTTGTTGGATCCTCTTGATCAAGAGTACCTTGAAGAAGTCCGCAAGGAAGATGAAGCATTCTATCAACAAGAACTAGAATCTATTCTGCCTCACTTAAACCGTGTAACCCTTGATGGTGATACGCTTTATCTAGCGGGTGAAGCGGGACTTTTGGCCAAGAGTGTTAATAAAGGTGAATCTTGGGAACGTTATTACGTCGACTACACAGGCTCTTTCTTCGATATCAAACCGCTGGATGAAAACACGGTACTTGCAGTAGGTCTTCGTGGGAATATTTTCGTAAACAGAAATCAAGGGGAATGGGAATATGTGCAAACCTGTTCAACGAGCACCCTTAATTCAATCTTAATTGAATCAGAATCACAGGTTTATGCTTTGGGTAACAACGGCATGATGGTAAGTGCACAACGCCCGCTACCTACCAGTACGCGTGACCCTTATGCCAATCCATCCAATTGCCAAAGTGATGACGGCATTTCCGTGTCTCAAATAAAAGATAAAGCGGCGATTTTAAACGCCACCGAGTTTAACGGTACCAGCATTGCTGTTACTGCAAATGGCATTAAAACGTTGAATTTAAAATAG